The following DNA comes from Capsicum annuum cultivar UCD-10X-F1 unplaced genomic scaffold, UCD10Xv1.1 ctg3868, whole genome shotgun sequence.
GCCCATTctcgaaatcatgggctatagtacatcgatttagctagaaaatgcctcgtttgtacCGTTTTgaccatttgaccacccaaatggccttgaataaataaacagaccacacagggaccatccccaacctccctggcatgcctcgatcaattttcaactAACGGTACCCCCGAACCTCGgctccacccccaaaactatgggctatagcatatcaatttggccaaaaaactCCCCGTTCATgacgtttcacccgtttgaccacccaaatggtctcgaataaataaacggaccacggtacccccgaaccctgggtccacccccaaaaccgtgggctatagcactccgatttggcctaaaaattttCCGTTCAccccgtttctcccatttgaccacccgcatagcctcgaataaataagcggactatactgggatgattcccaacctccctggcatgcctcggtcgacttttggcccacggcacccccggaccccgggccccacccccaaaaccgtagactatagcacaccgatttggcccaaaaatgccccgttcatgccgttttgcccgtttgacctgaggtaaaatctgggcagtgaatagaaattctctaagtccgagaggattagaaaattaaatgcttaagtaggtcgagagacatttaagcataacatcgataaagatagcttgttgtcctacctaccgtgagaatcttgaaccattattagcatctgtcaagtaccgaacaccctagtgaacataattcttgtttctttataaactCCTGACTACGAACACTGATTAAAGTGATCGACTATTATTTGCTAATCATTAAAAAAACCTCATTTTGTCTTCTCGTGCcagttatttgaatttaacttgtagctttagtttcaaactagtttaatcggcacttacattgttccctatggatttagctctgactccaaagttggctaaatatattgacgacgaccgccttgcactaaattgacgtgtaagttgagcattatcaattagCTCGACCAAACCGCCTTTCAGCAGTCTTCCCATACAAATCTCAAAAAAATAcgcaaatttaaaaaaaaatcacctcaaACGGATATTCGAGCGCAAAGTTATGGAGGTTTAAAGTTTCAGCATTTTACAATTACTTTTTTTCCTATCTCCTTTGACTCCCTATTTTTGATTGACCTTTTTATCTTACttgattttatttatatgaaatggCCTTCCGAGATTAGAAATTATTAATTATAGGCCTAGTAAGGAGGATGTGAATGGCATTTTCAAtgtttaaaattctatttttgaaaatgagttagataaaataagttaaaatataaatttaaataagtGTTAAGAATAGCATAAAAGGCCTCCTTGGTGTGATGGTCTtgtatttgactttaaaaacttATTATTTACCACAACTACAAGGGTTCAATTCTTGAACCATATTCTACAATCtacaattcttcaagttcaagcctCCTTGAACCTTAGGACAACAAACTATGTACCATTCTACAGCAAAATCAATAAGCTCAAGCAGTTCCTCATTGGCTATATCAGACACACAACCTATAAACatacttcctccattttaaaaagaatgatcttttTTCGGTGGCGGACCCAGAATTTAGGAGTCGTGGGTGCTCAGAAGGTTCGAACACATATATCAATATCCAAAGCTTTAAGGGTCCGCCTGAAAATCAAAACACCAAGACATCTTCTTAGTTTAATGGGTGTTTTTCTGCATCCTATACCAGTTTTTATACATtgcttatataattatacctaatttgCATCAGGTTTAACGGGTGTCGGAGCACCACAAATCAACACCAAGGTTCGACCCagcctttttttattcttatggtcttaaattaaagttgtatcaaatatATCCAAATGCCTTTTAATCTTGTTGTTTCAAATATGCAGgcggaaagttaaaattaaaatattacaaaaaaaaagttaatttttttgaaatgaactaaaaatgaaaGTATGTCATTCGGAAAGATTGCTTATGGGTTAAATGGGTACACATATATTATATGAAGCATGAAACAATTAATAGCTTTCAGGATCCTCAGAATGCTACATGGGTCATAAGGAAAGTACTTGAATCTAGGGAAATCCTCAACACTTTGAGTACCCTGAATGGTGTTGTTGTTATCAGGTTACAAACAATGGTAAGCAGAGATAGATTCCTAATCAAAATGATGTAATGTACACTAACTCCTACATTCCCTAAAGCAAGCTGGAAGAGTTTGACAGAGCATCCGGCTATACACCCTCAACATAAATTCTTTTTATCGCTAGCATTGTAGAAGAGACTTCCCACAGTTGAGAGGTTAGTGAAGATTGGTGTGGTAGTTCTTCCTACCTGTGTATTCTGTAAGTCTACTGATGAGACAACAAAGCATTTGTTCTTTGAATGTAACATCACCTATCAGCTCTGCCAAAGAATCCTAAGAGTGATAGGGGAACACATCTAGAACAATTGGACAATGACAAACTGAAATGGAATGGGTTACTAGCTGGGCAAAGAAGAAAAATGGCAAGGGAGGTATTATAAGTTATCTATTTGCAATGGTaataggctgctccccagcctgcctggggtacGCCAGTCGATTTATGGCCCAAAACACGCCCGatcctcgggcccaccccaaaaatcgtgggctatagcacactgatttagccccaaaatagCATGTTCACGTCGTTTCGCTTGTTTGATAACCCAAACCGTCTCGCTGACCACAATAGACCACACTAAGCCGCTCTCCAACCTTCCTAGGGCAGCTCGATTAATTTTCGACCCAAATCATGCCCAACctccaggcccaccccaaaaccgtgggctatagcacaccaatttggcctcaAAATGGCCAGTTTGCtccatttcgctcgtttgaccacctgAATCATCCCGCTGACCAcaatggaccacactaggccgctccccagcttTCCTGGGGtagcccaatcaatttttatcccaaatcACCCCCGAcccctgggcccatccccaaaaacGTGGTTCGCTGACCataatggaccacactaggccaCTTCCCAGCTTGCCTGGGGTAgttcgatcgatttttggcccaaagcacgcccgactcctgggcccaccccaaaaaatgtgggctatagcacaccgatttggccccaaaatggcccgttcgcaccgttcctcccgttttaccacccaaatcGCCCGCTGACCACACTGTACCACACTAGGTTGCTCCGCAGTTTGTCTGGGGaagctcggtcaatttttggcccaaatcacgcCCAGCCCtcaagcccaccccaaaaaccgtaggctattgcacaccgatttggccccaaaattgtccgtttgcgccgtttcgcctgtttgaccacacaAACTACCCCGCTGACCAcaatggaccacactaggccgctccccaatCTGCCTTGGGCAGcttggtcgattttcagcccaaatCATACCTGccccctgggcccaccccaaaaatcatgggctatagcactccgatttggccccaaaatggttcgttcgcaccgtttcacctgttggaccacccaaactgccccgcTGACCataatggaccacactaggccgctccccagcctgcctgggtcAGCacgatcaatttttaacccaaattACTCCCGTCCCCCTGGGCCCACCAAGAAAATCGTGGGCTATCGTAAACCATTTTGGCCCCAAAATagcccgttcacgtcgtttcgtccgtttgaccacccaaaccgccccgcTGACCACAATGGACCACACTAGTCTGCTCCCCAGGTTGCCTGGggcagcccgatcgatttttgtcctAAATCACGCTTGACCCCCAGGCCAACCCTGAAAATCGTGGgatataacacaccaatttagacctaaaatggcccgttcgcgccgtttcacccgtttgaccacccgaACCGCCCCACTGACCAcaatggaccacactaggccactctccAGCCTACCTGGGGCAGCCCGATCGAATTTAGACCCAAATCACGCCTGACCTTCTGGCCCACTCcaaaaaacgtgggctatagcacaccgatttggccccaaaacgGCCCGTTCGAGCCGTTTTGCCTGCTTGATCACCCGAACCGCCCCGCTAACCGTAATGGACCACACTAAGCTGCTCCCCAGCCTGCGTGGGgtagcccgatcgattttcggcccaaatCACGCCTGGCCCccaggcctaccccaaaaactatgggctatataacacaccgatttagctcaaaaatgatcctttcgcgtcgtttcaccatttgaccacccaaaccgccccgcTGACCAcaatggaccatactaggccgctctcctgcctgcctggggcagctgggtcaattttcggcccaaaTCACACACGACCCTCGGGCCCATcgctaaaactgtgggctatagtacactaatTTCGAGTGTACTTGACTATTCACCAATCTTCGTTCATTTGCTTCAAATCATGCTACAATTACCTCTTTTCAATTCGTGTTCATCTGACACATTTTCTATACACACAATTTTCAATTGTCATTGAATGACTAGCATaatcaaaataatgaaacatgttcaataatatttcatcaaactattctatatatcttctatttccttttgattaataaaaaaacacCCACCAACATGAGTTGTGGTTCAGCGAATGGGGCTGCTccatccttaaccagaggtcgaggatTAGACCTTGGACATGAAGAAAATTCTGTTGAAAACGATACCCGAATGGGACCCTACCCAATGCGAATCTGGATTAGTCGGCTCCAATGCGGAAAAaacccaacaaaaaaaaaaaaaaaaaaaaaaaaaaaaaaaaaaaaaaaaactaccagtAGACAACATCTGATAGCTTCACTTGGCCAGCAAAGTACACGTGTCAAACATCCACTTGCTCCACCCACCAAccaaaaaaacattaaaaaaaaaaacctcaatttttccaaaatcaagaattgaaaaaaaatggcCACTTCCTTCACAACCCACATCCTTATTCccctccaccaccaccaccaccaccatcgcCGCCGTAGTCACCGTCTCTGGCTACCATGCACGGCGGAGCAGCCGCCGGAGACGACGAGTCTTCAATCTTGGTCAAAAGATTATACACACTGGAATCAAGTCACAAGAATCTTGTAGAACAATTCAATGAGTTATTGGAAGAAAagaagattgatgatgatgatattatggaTAAAGATGAGAAATTAATGGATTCGGGTCAAATGGGTTTTCGGGTTCCGGGTTATTTTGTTACTGGGAGTCCATATAGGAATGTGTTGAATTATATGGGTCATGCTGTTCATGTTAGTAGAGCTACTACTGGTGAAATCATTTATTGGTAAGTAGTTTGAGTTTTTGTTTGGTGAATTGAAGTTGACTTTAGCTAGattttactttgaaaaattgctgcttttattgatttttgtataaatttGAGCTCCCTTTGGCTTATaagaaacttgaaaatttgagttcttgaagttgtGGAGGTGGTGAAGGATACGATTAGGGTAGAAAGTTAGTACGTTGCAGTGTGTTGTCTTGTTATCCATATATATTAAGAGTTGTAGTATTGCTCGTGTAGTATCTTGTCCttctattgttgttattatgttgTATTTTGAGTTTTGTTTGGTGAATTGAAGTTGACTTGAGCTAGATTTACTTTGAAAAATTGctacttttattgatttttgtatatattttagcTCCCTTTGGGTATAGATTTCGAGGTTagaaacttgaaaatttgagttcttgaagttgtGGAGGTGGTGAAGGATACGATTAAGGTAGAAAGCTAGTAGGTAGCAGTGTGTTGTCTTGTTATCCGTTTATATTAAGAGTTGTAGTATTGCTCGTGTAGTTTCTTGTCCttctattgttgttattatgttgTATTTTGAGTTTTGTTTGGTGAATTGAAGTTGACTTGAGCTAGATTTACTTGGAAAAATAGctacttttattgatttttgtatgtATTTGAGCTCCTTTTGGCTATAGATTTTGAAGTTagaaacttgaaaatttgagttcttgaagttgtGGAGGTGGTGAAGGATGCGATTAGGGTAGAAAGCTAGTACGTTGCAGTGTGTTGTCTTGTTAACTGTTTATATTAAGAGTTGTTGTTTTGCTCGTGTAGTTTCTTGTCCttctattgttgttattatgttgTTGTAGTTATCATCTTGTTACTATCTGTTGTTTCTTGGTCAAAAGACTATACTCACTTGAATCAAGTCATAAGAATCTTGTTGAACAATTCAACAAGCTATTGGAggaaaaataaatctatattaaTATGTTAACAATAGTTGATAATCTGAATGAAATTTGTTCCGGTTCATGCTGTTCATATTAGTAGAGCTACTACTGGGGATATTATTTACTGGTAAGTAAATATTGTAACTTgtttgagttcttgattatgaAATTGCTATGTTTATATTGAGTTATGTTGATATTCTTATGTTTGGTGAAATGAAGTTGATTTGAGGTGGATTTACTTTgaaaaaatgatttatttattgatttttgtgtatttttagcTCCCGTTTTGCcatagattttgatgttgaaaTTTGAGAGTAGTATGTGTATATTGGGATTTGttgatattttgagtttttttggtGAAATGAAGTTGACTTGAGCTAGATTTACTTTGAAAAATTGcttcttttattgatttttgtgtatttttagcTCCCGTTTGTCCGTAGATTTTGAAGTTAGGCTATAAAGTTAATAGCTAGTTGAATATTGTCTCCGTGCAATTCTGTAGTATTAGCACTAATCTCATAGTTTCTTGCCCTAATTGTACTTCgatcatcatattattttgttatagttacTGTCTATGTTGcttagactcttcaaaaatgtttgTGGGTGCGTTTCGGATATTCCAAATTAGTGCACTCTTGGAGAACcggacacgggtgcggcaacattttttgagaatccgagcaacataggttagTGTTTCTTTTTCAAACTGCTTTGACATGCCATGACCCATGTTAGTAAATTGCCTTGGATTCTTTACTTCTATTAttttcttgagccgagggtctatcggaaacagcctcccTATCTCCCAAAGTACGAGTAAGGTCCATCATGCACACTACCTTcaccagaccccacttgtgggattacactgggtatgttgttgttagaAAACAGAAAATAATAAGGAAGACTCTAGGTGCTCTTATCCGTCGTGAGTTGCATATTACTCAAGGAAGTTTTTCTCTTGCAGGAATCGATCTGCTGAAAGGCTTTACGGTTATAAAGAGCATGAAGTACTTGGACAGATAACCACGGAGTTTCTTATATGTGAAGAATATCATGAGCTGGTAAGGATTGCCAGGCAGAGATTGAGCTCTGGAGAATCATGGTCCGGTCTGTTTCCTTGCAAGAAGAGGTCCGGTCAGATCTTTATGGCAATGTTGACGAAGAGCCCATTGTACGAGGATGGTGAGCTTTTTGGTATTATCACTGTTTCGAATGATGCTTCATTCATTAATACAAATTCGAAGGACACAAGTACTCATGAGGATAATGATCAACCTGGTGCACGAGGAATAAATTTCAAAAGGATTCAATGGAATCAACGACCACAAATTGCATCATCTGTTTCAAATCTGGTGCTTATTATCGTGTTATCCTTGTGcttcatatatatttttggtCCAACTTTCTGAGTAATTATCCATTGTTTTACGCTGATCGTTTTCAGGCCTCGCAAGTTTTCTCACTGAATCGTGGAGAAGATGCATGCGATGCTTCTGCAGATGCAAGCGCGAGGGATGAGTCTGATTTAGACTCCAAAGAAGGAAAACCACTGAAGCCACCCAGAGCACCTGTAAGTGTGAAGGTAGCTGGTTTGTTTTCTTGTTTCTTATTGACTAAACTGGTGTTTATGAGATAAGATTATCGTTTCAGGCAGCACGGCTGAGTTTCGGTTTGCTCGGTGGAAGGAATAGAGCTAACACAGAGAGATCTGAGAAGGATGATTCTACATTCGACATTGTTCAGCCTTCCAAACTTgtaattttccttcttctttacaTGTGTGGAGTATTGTTCTATATGACAACTCTCTCTTCCTTCTTGGCTTTGTTAATTTCTTGGAAACGATCGGCTTCAGAGGCGGAGCCTAAAGTTCGAGTTTATGGGTTCTTCAATCTAAAAACTGTTGCTTGTTGGGTTCTTGATAAATTATTTGTACATTGTTAGGTGAAGTTTGTTACACGAATACAGGGTGTTGACTAAAGCTATTTTGTTCTGCCGAACCCGCAACTTACTTTGGGAAAACTGAATGATTTTGGGGTGTTGGGAATCACTTGAACTAAGTAAAACCAGAGAGAAATTAGACGTTAAAGAGAAAAATGTAGGTGTCTTGCGCCGAAGAAATAAAAGGACTAAGGTCCTGATAAAAGTTTTTGGTAATTATGTTTTATATGATTAAATCTGGATGTTATCTCTAATGACTATTTTGCAACAATTGTAGGCAGCAAAGGTTATGTCAAAGTTGAACTTTGCGGGATTTGGTCACCTTAGTAAAGAAAAAGGTCAACAGAATGGCAATGGCAGTGCTCCTGTTGGTGAGGATGTAGCTGAAGCACATCCGCCAGCAGCGTCTGATTCTTCAGCAGAATGTTGTCACTTTGTTGATGCACGTCATTGCTTTCAGAGAAACCAGAAAGGATCTTGTTTTGATCCAGGAGGAACATGTGCCCCTACAACTAGGCACGGTGTTGTAGAGGGTCCCGGAGGGTCCTCCTCAAGGAACTCCGATAAATTTCCCGAGGCACTTGAAATTCCTGAACAGATTCCAGGATCGTGTATGAGTGATGAACTCCAGCAATCGCCAAAGTCAGGTGGGAGCACAGATAACCATGgaaattcatcatccaaaattgAGAATGAGTCGAGCTTGATAGCAGATTGTGAGATTTTATGGGAAGACATTAGCCTAAAGGAGGAAATTGGACGAGGTAAATAGAGTAACCTCATCATTGTTTACATACAGATTTTTGCTCTTTTGAAGTAGTGCCTTCGTTGATTATTCGTACACTTATCCACTGATTGTCTACTCCTTGCATCTATTATCGTCATATAATGCGGAGCCTTTTATCATTTATCAAGCAGAAAAACTTTTAAGTTCTTGTAATGATCAGTGACCTCAATGTCTGTTCTGTAGGTTCATATGGTGTTGTGTATCATGGAATCTGGAACGGATCGGTACTTCTCTAGTTTacaagtttttggttatgttctGAAATAGTATTTCATTATGGAGGTACAGTAATTGTTAATTTTCTCAATGTTTTCTTTAGGATGTTGCCGTTAAGGTTTACTTTGGGAATCAGTGCAATGAGGAAACATTGCTCGACTACAAAAAGGAGGTATGTTGATAGAAGCTGATAGATCGACACTAACTtgatagaacaaaaaaaaattaatttactttcTATCGTGTTTTTCAGGTTGAAATAATGAAAAGACTCAGACATCCTAACGTGTTGCTATTCATGGGGGCCGTATATTCACAAGAAAAATCTGCCATCGTCACAGAATTTTTACCCAGGTATTAGAAGAGTTAATCCCCTGCGGGAGAATTCCGTGGAGAAGTTTATTGATAAACTGGTCCGACAATTGGCAGATGGTTGTCCACTCTGGTCAGTtcgaaaaaaaaattgacaacatTCTCATCATGTATTTCAGGGGAAGTCTTTTCAAAACGCTTCACGGAAATAATCAGTCATTAGACTTCAGACGGCGTCTTAGGATGGCCCTCGATGTGGTGTGGTTTCTTATTGGATTCATCAATTTCCTTCTCTAATATGTTTTCAGTGTGACACTTGACCTTGCAAAACATCGTTGTGTTTCTCACACTCGTTTAATTGAATATAGGCAAGAGGTATGAATTATTTGCATCGCCGCAACCCACCTATTGTGCATAGAGACCTGAAATcttcaaacctgctagttgataAAAGTTGGACCGTCAAGGTACTGATTGCTGAATGGATGCTTCAAGTTATTCCAAGTGAAGCTCTTTAATAGATAAGTAAACTGACGTCATTATTTTCAGGTTGGAGATTTTGGCCTATCGAGATTTAAAAATGCAACCTTTTTAACAACAAAATCTGGGCGAGGGACGGTAAACATCTTAACTTCTTTTTTCCACCTTTCTCATTGTCGCGTCGATATAGCTTTATGCCAATATTGGTTTGTATTCGTTTTCTTGATTATTGCAGCCCCAGTGGATGGCTCCTGAAGTACTTCGAAATGAACCTTCAACAGAAAAGTAAGTTTCCAAAGCGTTGCTTGCAAGCTTCCTGAGAAGATCAAATACTTATACTAAGTTGCtcagactctccaaaaatgttgccgcacctgtgtcggatccttcaaaaatacactatttttggaggatccgacacacacCCGTAGAAATTTttaaagagtccgagcaacttagctttTACATCCGTGAAAAGAAAAGGGGCAGCCAGTGCACTAGGCTCCCGGCTGGGTCTGGTGAAGAGCCGGAGGCTGTTACCATGGCTCGAAactgtgacctcctggtcacatggcaacaactttaccaactTTACCAGTTATGCTGAGTTTCCGCTTCTACTTTGCATCCGTTAATTTGCTTAAATGACTAGGTGATTGGCTGATGCTCAATTGCTTGTTGAGCTTGAGCTCTTTCATCTTTATGCGTTTTTCCTAATGACATGTTCCATgtaagaagattaaaaaaatgaaactgCGGGAAGCCGGGAACCATTTTATCCTTGCGAGTAGTAGTGTTGTTTCTTGCTATACAACAGTTATTTGTATGGATGTACATTCCGCTATCGTGACGTGAAGACGCCATCGTGAGTGAAGACGCTATCAAAACCATAGCGGAAAAATGGTTACTATACAACAGTTATTTGTATGGATCAAATACTTCACGCTTTCACTCACGCTAACACTTTCGAGAAAACGTTAAGGTTTTCGTGTAATTGAATTGCAATGGCTTTTCAATAATGGTGGG
Coding sequences within:
- the LOC124891616 gene encoding probable serine/threonine-protein kinase SIS8 isoform X1 — its product is MHGGAAAGDDESSILVKRLYTLESSHKNLVEQFNELLEEKKIDDDDIMDKDEKLMDSGQMGFRVPGYFVTGSPYRNVLNYMGHAVHVSRATTGEIIYWNRSAERLYGYKEHEVLGQITTEFLICEEYHELVRIARQRLSSGESWSGLFPCKKRSGQIFMAMLTKSPLYEDGELFGIITVSNDASFINTNSKDTSTHEDNDQPGARGINFKRIQWNQRPQIASSVSNLASQVFSLNRGEDACDASADASARDESDLDSKEGKPLKPPRAPAARLSFGLLGGRNRANTERSEKDDSTFDIVQPSKLAAKVMSKLNFAGFGHLSKEKGQQNGNGSAPVGEDVAEAHPPAASDSSAECCHFVDARHCFQRNQKGSCFDPGGTCAPTTRHGVVEGPGGSSSRNSDKFPEALEIPEQIPGSCMSDELQQSPKSGGSTDNHGNSSSKIENESSLIADCEILWEDISLKEEIGRGSYGVVYHGIWNGSDVAVKVYFGNQCNEETLLDYKKEVEIMKRLRHPNVLLFMGAVYSQEKSAIVTEFLPRGSLFKTLHGNNQSLDFRRRLRMALDVARGMNYLHRRNPPIVHRDLKSSNLLVDKSWTVKVGDFGLSRFKNATFLTTKSGRGTPQWMAPEVLRNEPSTEKSDVFSFGVILWELMTESIPWNNLNSLQVVGVVGFMDRRLEIPENLDTRVSAIILDCWKSNPALRPSFQDIIQRTTDIMLSFTGLTTARKNTGT
- the LOC124891616 gene encoding uncharacterized protein LOC124891616 isoform X2 — encoded protein: MHGGAAAGDDESSILVKRLYTLESSHKNLVEQFNELLEEKKIDDDDIMDKDEKLMDSGQMGFRVPGYFVTGSPYRNVLNYMGHAVHVSRATTGEIIYWNRSAERLYGYKEHEVLGQITTEFLICEEYHELVRIARQRLSSGESWSGLFPCKKRSGQIFMAMLTKSPLYEDGELFGIITVSNDASFINTNSKDTSTHEDNDQPGARGINFKRIQWNQRPQIASSVSNLASQVFSLNRGEDACDASADASARDESDLDSKEGKPLKPPRAPAARLSFGLLGGRNRANTERSEKDDSTFDIVQPSKLAAKVMSKLNFAGFGHLSKEKGQQNGNGSAPVGEDVAEAHPPAASDSSAECCHFVDARHCFQRNQKGSCFDPGGTCAPTTRHGVVEGPGGSSSRNSDKFPEALEIPEQIPGSCMSDELQQSPKSGGSTDNHGNSSSKIENESSLIADCEILWEDISLKEEIGRGSYGVVYHGIWNGSDVAVKVYFGNQCNEETLLDYKKEVEIMKRLRHPNVLLFMGAVYSQEKSAIVTEFLPRGSLFKTLHGNNQSLDFRRRLRMALDVARGMNYLHRRNPPIVHRDLKSSNLLVDKSWTVKVGDFGLSRFKNATFLTTKSGRGTPQWMAPEVLRNEPSTEKLSELLDLWIVDWKFQKILILEFLQSSSIAGKAIQHSVHRSKT